A portion of the Deinococcus depolymerans genome contains these proteins:
- a CDS encoding recombinase family protein, which produces MTTPTITAVAYYRVSTAKQGVSGLGLEAQRAAVQALAVSRGLSITAEFTEVESGRKVRRPQLEAALDAARRAGALLLIAKLDRLARNVAFTSALMDTSVEFMAADMPDANRMTLHVMAALAEHEARLVSERTRAALAARKARGLPVGHTQNLTPETRALGPAAQREAARVATQQVTAFASALRGQGDSLATIASKLNASGFRTRKGGLWASVQVKRILDRM; this is translated from the coding sequence ATGACCACCCCGACCATCACAGCCGTCGCCTACTACCGGGTGAGCACCGCGAAGCAGGGCGTGTCCGGCCTGGGCCTGGAAGCCCAGCGCGCGGCTGTGCAGGCCCTCGCTGTGAGCAGAGGTCTGAGCATCACTGCAGAGTTCACGGAAGTGGAGTCCGGCCGGAAGGTGAGACGCCCGCAGCTGGAAGCGGCCCTGGACGCTGCACGCCGGGCCGGCGCGCTGCTGCTGATCGCCAAGCTCGATCGACTGGCGCGCAACGTGGCCTTCACGAGCGCCCTGATGGACACCAGCGTGGAGTTCATGGCTGCAGACATGCCCGACGCCAACCGCATGACCCTGCACGTCATGGCTGCCCTCGCAGAGCACGAAGCACGGCTCGTCAGCGAGCGCACCCGCGCCGCACTCGCCGCCAGGAAGGCCAGAGGTCTGCCTGTAGGGCACACGCAGAACCTGACACCCGAGACGCGCGCCCTGGGGCCTGCAGCGCAGCGGGAAGCGGCCCGCGTGGCCACGCAGCAGGTCACGGCCTTCGCCAGCGCACTCCGGGGTCAGGGGGACAGTCTGGCCACGATCGCCAGCAAGCTCAACGCGTCCGGGTTCCGCACCCGCAAGGGGGGCCTGTGGGCTAGCGTCCAGGTCAAGCGGATCCTCGACCGCATGTAA
- a CDS encoding ParA family protein: MSEVVSVLSRKGGVGKTVTAMYTAALLAEQGRDVAVLDRDPEGSAGAWARSAGDLPFKVYPDGKSAQAMKHDWVVVDTPPNDPRVLGESARMATRVIVVSKCNALEADRLIPTLDALAASGFTGQWGILLTQARGGLGAEMKHALEHEELPVFGVIPHLIKFERAFGELPGDLDEYRAALHEVLK; the protein is encoded by the coding sequence ATGTCTGAAGTCGTTTCGGTGTTGTCCCGCAAAGGGGGCGTGGGGAAGACGGTCACGGCCATGTACACAGCCGCGCTGCTGGCAGAGCAGGGGCGCGACGTGGCCGTCCTTGACCGCGATCCCGAGGGCAGTGCCGGGGCCTGGGCCCGCTCTGCTGGGGATCTGCCGTTCAAGGTGTACCCAGACGGAAAGAGCGCCCAGGCCATGAAGCACGATTGGGTAGTCGTGGACACGCCCCCGAATGACCCCCGCGTGCTGGGTGAGTCAGCTCGCATGGCCACCCGCGTGATCGTGGTCAGCAAGTGCAACGCTCTTGAGGCTGATCGCCTGATTCCCACCCTGGACGCTCTGGCCGCGTCCGGCTTCACAGGCCAGTGGGGGATCCTGCTCACACAGGCACGCGGGGGCCTGGGGGCCGAGATGAAGCACGCCCTTGAGCACGAGGAGCTACCCGTCTTCGGAGTCATCCCCCACCTGATCAAGTTTGAACGCGCCTTTGGCGAGCTCCCTGGCGACCTGGACGAGTACCGGGCCGCACTGCATGAGGTACTGAAGTGA
- a CDS encoding DNA methyltransferase, whose amino-acid sequence MALNWNEIRTNAATFAQEYQGERKENAEAQSFWNDFLKVFGVSRRREGKFEQKVSGLGKGSGRGRIDLLLPGRFMAEHKSAGEDLDAAYAQALGYAEALEEHERPQFIALSDFARMRLYEVSSGDHTEFPLSELPNRVEAFGFLIGKQLRRLHEADPVNVKAAEKMGKLHDLLEASGYTGHDLEVMLVRLLFLLFADDTGLFDETDVFYDLLADNTRKDGQDLGATLGRLFQVLNQAPDRRQSTLPAHLAAFPYVNGDLFAEPIQLADFDSRMREMLLEACTVDWGQVSPAIFGSMFQAVMNKEERRRLGAHYTSEENIIKALGPLFLDDLKAQREAARGNKGKLQAFLDLLPRLRFMDPACGSGNFLILAYRELRRLELDALIEQQRGQQVLDISQLLKVNVGQFYGIEYDEFPSQIARVAMWLTDHQMNVEASRQLGQNFVNLPLRQAAHILHGDALQNDWATHLNLDADAPALARLYIVGNPPFVGGKKMTALQRAQVVATFGGTRDAGVLDYVSAWYLKAAQLMNHAHRDHPALPVATALVSTNSVTQGEQVAPLWGGVLNTYGQQLTFAHQTFKWANEAKGNAAVHCVIIG is encoded by the coding sequence ATGGCATTGAACTGGAACGAGATCCGCACGAACGCCGCGACATTCGCCCAGGAGTACCAGGGCGAACGCAAGGAGAACGCCGAGGCCCAGTCTTTCTGGAATGACTTCCTGAAGGTGTTCGGCGTCAGCCGACGCCGCGAGGGCAAGTTCGAGCAGAAGGTCAGCGGGCTGGGCAAGGGCAGCGGCCGGGGCCGCATCGACCTGCTGCTGCCCGGCCGCTTCATGGCCGAGCATAAGAGCGCCGGTGAAGACCTGGACGCCGCATACGCGCAGGCCCTGGGCTACGCCGAGGCCCTAGAGGAACACGAGCGCCCGCAGTTCATTGCGCTGTCGGACTTCGCCCGGATGCGCCTGTACGAGGTCAGCAGCGGCGATCACACCGAGTTCCCGCTCAGCGAGCTGCCCAACCGCGTCGAGGCCTTCGGGTTCCTGATCGGCAAGCAACTCCGGCGCCTGCACGAGGCCGATCCCGTCAACGTCAAGGCCGCTGAGAAGATGGGCAAGCTGCACGACCTGCTGGAAGCCAGCGGGTACACCGGGCACGACCTGGAAGTCATGCTCGTGCGCCTGCTCTTCCTGCTCTTCGCAGACGACACGGGTCTGTTCGACGAGACAGACGTGTTCTACGACCTGCTCGCAGATAACACCCGCAAGGACGGGCAGGATCTGGGCGCCACGCTCGGACGCCTGTTCCAGGTACTCAACCAGGCCCCTGACCGGCGTCAGTCCACGCTGCCGGCTCACCTCGCCGCGTTCCCGTACGTGAACGGTGACCTGTTCGCAGAACCGATCCAGCTGGCGGACTTCGACAGTCGGATGCGCGAGATGCTGCTGGAAGCCTGCACCGTGGACTGGGGACAGGTGAGCCCCGCCATCTTCGGCAGCATGTTCCAGGCCGTTATGAACAAAGAGGAGCGCCGGCGCCTGGGCGCTCACTACACGTCCGAGGAGAACATCATCAAGGCCCTGGGGCCGCTGTTTCTGGACGACCTCAAAGCGCAGCGTGAAGCGGCGCGCGGCAACAAGGGCAAGCTGCAGGCGTTCCTTGACCTGTTACCCCGACTGCGCTTCATGGACCCGGCCTGCGGGAGCGGCAACTTCCTGATCCTCGCGTACCGCGAGTTGCGGCGCCTGGAGCTGGACGCCCTGATCGAGCAGCAGCGCGGGCAGCAGGTACTGGACATCTCGCAGCTGCTCAAGGTCAACGTGGGGCAGTTCTACGGCATCGAGTACGACGAGTTCCCCAGCCAGATCGCCCGCGTGGCCATGTGGCTCACCGACCATCAGATGAACGTCGAGGCCAGCCGGCAGCTGGGCCAGAACTTCGTGAACCTGCCCCTGCGGCAGGCCGCGCACATCCTGCACGGGGACGCCCTGCAGAACGACTGGGCCACGCACCTCAACCTGGACGCGGACGCGCCGGCCCTCGCGCGGCTGTACATCGTGGGCAACCCGCCCTTCGTGGGGGGCAAGAAGATGACGGCCCTGCAGCGCGCCCAGGTGGTCGCCACGTTCGGGGGCACCCGTGACGCCGGCGTCCTGGACTACGTGAGCGCGTGGTACCTCAAAGCGGCGCAGCTCATGAACCACGCTCACCGCGATCACCCCGCGCTGCCCGTGGCCACCGCGCTTGTCAGCACCAACAGCGTCACGCAGGGCGAACAGGTCGCGCCGCTCTGGGGGGGCGTACTGAACACCTACGGGCAGCAACTGACCTTCGCGCACCAGACGTTCAAATGGGCCAACGAGGCCAAGGGCAACGCGGCCGTGCACTGCGTGATCATCGGCTT